In Cydia splendana unplaced genomic scaffold, ilCydSple1.2 scaffold_59_ctg1, whole genome shotgun sequence, one DNA window encodes the following:
- the LOC134805772 gene encoding uncharacterized protein LOC134805772: protein MFFMSGEVPEYWKSQVVIPILKSGKDPRQASFYRPIALSAIIGKIFEHLVKHRLEWLVESKGILANTQFGFRKGRSTLDSLTILTSDIRLALSKKQQLVGCFLDISSAYDNVQLPLLRAKLLQLSIPARIVQIVCRLFMGRIIKIRTGNTFHPPLTVWQGLPQGSVLSPLLYNLYTFDVEQSVLPFCNILQYADDLVVYTAVHNLDDAYSRLNEALVYLKDWLDEHGVYSNSSSEISAESFELFFKLFFQLFFQLFFRLFFQLFLEQFRRFRRRFQPSPSEEVYNVIDNYPNTEQIEIPSSCNSVADSEEDDNTNTQLSSTVNDKRARQGKPNINIVPYSSTDDSSSSDSDTTPSNGCHNNENDTTGSNIAENNEPSCNNKGTRKRKAAPESWIRNTAKRLKNNGKSYTSRSNRIVPEKTLKPPCTIKCKRNCTQIFTETQRKIIFENYWEMGDLQRQREYILRHISPIYPKYSYKVHNSNRGHNNAFYFTVNQQRIRVCKTFFKATLDITDRVIRTVIQKTEDENDSCVLSLDQRGKHTNHKTVDPEIKDSVREHINRIPRVESHYCRACTTKEYIDGGKSIADLHRDYTKERELKNLPYANYLMYNHIFNEHNISFYQPKKDQCEDCVSYANSTEAEKAKNKDKFDTHINEKMLARSEKDKDKKYSSNTTIVCVYDLQATMPCPKGDVSTFYYLSKLNVYNFTICNMKDNNVSCYVWHEGEARRGVAEIGTCVMKYIEDLKVKAIQLKSKLDVIFYSDNCTGQHKNHFMIALYVYVVNNFEHINSITHKFLIKGHTQNEGDSAHSVIERNNQEFEKQQ from the exons ATGTTCTTCATGTCCGGCGAGGTCCCTGAGTATTGGAAGTCCCAAGTAGTAATCCCAATCTTGAAGTCAGGCAAAGATCCTCGCCAAGCATCTTTCTACCGCCCTATCGCATTATCTGCAATTATAGGAAAGATTTTTGAACACTTGGTGAAGCACAGATTGGAATGGTTGGTTGAGAGTAAAGGAATCCTAGCTAATACCCAATTTGGATTCCGCAAGGGAAGAAGTACCTTGGACAGCTTAACCATTTTAACTTCAGATATAAGACTGGCCCTCTCTAAGAAACAGCAACTTGTTGGGTGCTTCCTAGATATCTCATCTGCTTACGACAATGTGCAACTCCCTCTGCTCAGAGCAAAACTGCTACAGCTGAGCATACCTGCGAGAATTGTACAAATTGTCTGCAGGTTGTTCATGGGAAGAATCATTAAAATTAGAACTGGGAATACCTTCCACCCACCTTTAACAGTATGGCAAGGCCTCCCCCAAGGCTCCGTCCTCAGCCCTCTTCTATATAACCTGTATACATTTGATGTTGAGCAATCTGTCCTCCCCTTCTGCAACATCCTGCAATATGCCGATGACTTGGTTGTCTATACTGCAGTTCACAATTTAGATGATGCATATTCTAGATTGAATGAGGCCCTGGTGTACCTCAAAGACTGGTTGGATGAGCATG GAGTGTATTCAAATTCCTCCTCCGAAATCTCCGCCGAAAGCTTCGAGCTTTTCTTCAAGCTCTTCTTCCAGCTCTTCTTCCAGCTCTTCTTCCGGCTCTTCTTCCAGCTCTTCCTCGAGCAGTTCAGAAGATTCCGAAGACGATTCCAACCAAGTCCGAGTGAAGAAG TGTATAATGTTATCGACAACTATCCGAACACTGAACAAATCGAAATACCTTCCTCATGCAACTCCGTTGCTGATAGTGAGGAGGATGACAACACAAATACTCAATTGAGCTCAACTGTGAACGATAAACGAGCTCGGCAGGGTAAACCGAACATCAATATTGTTCCTTACTCTTCCACTGACGACTCTTCCAGTTCAGATAGCGATACCACTCCTTCAAATGGATGTCATAATAATGAAAATGATACAACTGGATCTAACATTGCCGAAAATAACGAGCCTTCTTGTAATAATAAAGGGACACGAAAAAGAAAAGCGGCACCTGAGAGTTGGATTCGCAACACAGCCAAGAGACTGAAAAATAATGGTAAGTCGTATACTTCAAGATCGAACCGTATTGTACCTGAGAAAACATTGAAACCACCCTGTACTATAAAATGTAAGCGAAATTGTACCCAAATCTTCACCGAAACTCAACGCAAAATAATCTTTGAAAATTACTGGGAAATGGGTGACTTGCAGCGACAACGTGAGTACATTTTACGGCATATTTCTCCTATCTACCCAAAATACTCGTACAAAGTTCACAACAGCAACCGTGGTCACAATAATGCATTCTATTTCACTGTAAATCAGCAGAGGATAAGGGTGTGCAAGACATTTTTCAAGGCCACATTAGATATCACAGATCGTGTCATCAGAACTGTAATACAAAAAACTGAGGATGAAAATGACAGTTGTGTTTTATCTTTAGATCAACGTGGTAAGCACACAAATCACAAAACCGTTGACCCGGAAATTAAAGACAGCGTGCGGGAGCACATTAATAGAATCCCTAGAGTAGAAAGCCATTACTGTCGTGCTTGCACTACAAAAGAGTATATCGATGGAGGCAAAAGTATCGCGGACTTACATCGGGATTATACTAAAGAACGAGAATTGAAAAATCTTCCTTATGCGAACTATTTAATGTATAATCATATTTTTAACGAACacaatatttcattttatcaGCCCAAAAAAGACCAATGTGAGGATTGCGTTTCTTATGCGAACTCAACAGAGGCGgaaaaagcaaaaaataaagataaatttgATACTcatataaatgaaaaaatgcTAGCGCGATCTGAAaaggataaagataaaaaatatagttCCAATACTACTATAGTGTGCGTCTACGATCTTCAAGCAACGATGCCGTGCCCAAAAGGGGACGTTTCCACATTTTATTATCTTTCGAAACTGAATGTTTACAATTTCACAATCTGCAACATGAAGGATAACAATGTGTCTTGCTATGTATGGCATGAGGGCGAAGCTAGGCGCGGAGTTGCAGAAATTGGAACTTGTGTTATGAAATACATAGAAGATCTCAAAGTTAAGGCAATTCAACTTAAATCTAAACttgatgtcatattttattctgACAACTGCACTGGCCAACATAAAAACCACTTTATGATCGCACTTTACGTATATGTTGTTAATAATTTTGAGCACATAAATTCCATAACACACAAATTTTTGATCAAAGGGCACACTCAAAATGAGGGTGATAGTGCTCACTCAGTTATAGAAAG GAATAACCAGGAGTTCGAGAAACAACAATGA